A single window of Ignavibacteriota bacterium DNA harbors:
- a CDS encoding MFS transporter, whose protein sequence is MKSNLPNKKLLSLLFAGVLMGALDIAVIGPALPAIKFEYGIDIRQASWVFNIYLLMHLLSAPIMAKLSDTYGRRYIYIINVLLFAIGSILIVISPNYLTLLIGRGVQGFGAGGIFPVASAVIGDTFPKDKQGIALGLIGTVFGLAFILGPILGGFLLMYDWRWIFAINLPIAAVIIFFAFILVPKIASPGSRKFDFLGLLLLTIILSSFSLGINSIQADNFSQSIFSLDVLPFLLISIVLVPAFWNAEIRAENPIIDIMLFKKKQLLVAYIIGFGAGMCEAAAMYAPALAKLNFNVSDSDASFMLLPMVAAMFFSAPLSGFLIDKKGPRFTLLIGTSASTISLLLLTLFADSLAGFYAGGCLLGMGLAFLLGAPLRYIINNELERDHRAVGQGVVTLSTSTGQILSAALLGGVIASFGTSFAGFQTALGLLIFVGIAIVFAAFKLKKRGE, encoded by the coding sequence ATGAAATCAAATCTTCCAAATAAAAAATTATTATCTCTGTTATTTGCCGGTGTACTAATGGGGGCACTTGATATCGCCGTCATTGGACCTGCACTGCCCGCAATCAAGTTTGAATATGGTATAGACATTAGACAAGCATCCTGGGTATTCAATATTTATCTTCTTATGCACCTTCTTTCAGCACCAATTATGGCAAAATTATCTGATACTTACGGAAGAAGGTATATTTATATTATAAATGTACTACTGTTTGCAATTGGCTCAATTTTGATTGTCATATCCCCAAATTACCTTACTTTGCTAATTGGACGAGGTGTTCAGGGATTTGGAGCAGGCGGAATATTTCCGGTAGCCTCTGCTGTAATTGGCGACACATTCCCAAAAGATAAGCAAGGAATTGCATTAGGACTAATTGGAACAGTGTTTGGCTTGGCATTTATACTTGGACCGATATTGGGCGGTTTTCTATTGATGTATGACTGGCGCTGGATATTTGCCATCAATTTACCAATTGCGGCTGTGATTATATTCTTTGCATTTATTTTAGTTCCAAAAATTGCAAGTCCCGGCTCAAGAAAATTTGACTTTCTTGGGTTGTTACTACTAACAATCATTTTGTCGTCCTTTTCTTTAGGAATCAACAGTATTCAGGCTGATAATTTCTCACAAAGTATATTTTCATTGGATGTACTGCCATTTTTACTTATCAGCATTGTACTCGTACCTGCATTTTGGAATGCAGAAATACGAGCTGAAAACCCTATAATTGACATCATGCTTTTCAAGAAAAAGCAACTTCTTGTTGCATATATAATCGGCTTTGGTGCAGGTATGTGCGAAGCTGCAGCGATGTACGCACCGGCTCTTGCAAAATTAAACTTCAATGTGAGCGATTCTGATGCCAGCTTTATGCTGCTTCCGATGGTGGCTGCTATGTTTTTCTCAGCGCCACTCTCAGGCTTTTTGATTGATAAGAAGGGACCAAGATTTACTTTGTTAATTGGAACCTCTGCTTCTACAATTTCGCTTTTGCTGCTAACATTATTTGCCGATAGTCTTGCCGGTTTCTATGCAGGGGGTTGCCTTCTTGGAATGGGGCTTGCTTTTCTCCTTGGAGCACCTCTGAGATATATCATAAACAATGAACTCGAGCGTGACCACAGAGCTGTTGGGCAAGGTGTTGTAACACTATCCACAAGTACAGGTCAAATTTTATCAGCTGCACTACTCGGTGGTGTAATTGCAAGTTTCGGGACAAGCTTTGCAGGATTTCAGACAGCTTTAGGCTTACTTATTTTTGTTGGAATTGCTATTGTATTTGCAGCTTTCAAATTAAAAAAGCGTGGGGAGTAA
- the hemG gene encoding protoporphyrinogen oxidase has product MNDEKKYDAVILGGGLTGLTMAYYLKKAGLKIKVLEKKEYTGGVIRTITEDCFVYETGPNSGIISTIEAVELFEDLKSIVTPEIANPDAKDRWIWKGGKWHSLPAGIIPGIKTELFTLKDKLNLLIEPLKPKGKNPEETIAELVVRRLGQSFLDYAVDPFISGIYAGNPYKLVTKYALPKLYNLEQNYGSFIGGAIRKKFEKQDPKLKKVSREVFSMELGLQNLVDALKYYIDDDNIETNCHDLKVELAGKPYKISYNQKGVKQELESNIVVTSMGGYSISNIFPEIKEDEISEIINLKYTKVVQAVIGYRNWTGIKLKAFGGLVPSKEKRDILGILFISSIFKQRAPEKGALMSVFMGGERRPDIYEMVDEDIKNIALSEVNDMLKPENPAPDFLKIFRYEKAIPQYEESSGMRFKQIEYLENKYQGLYLAGNIRNGIGMADRIAQAKQLSDQIIGSHNG; this is encoded by the coding sequence ATGAATGACGAAAAAAAGTATGATGCAGTAATATTAGGCGGCGGACTTACCGGTCTGACTATGGCATATTACTTAAAAAAAGCCGGACTGAAAATCAAGGTTTTAGAAAAAAAGGAATATACAGGCGGAGTTATCAGAACAATTACCGAAGACTGCTTTGTATATGAAACAGGACCAAATTCCGGAATAATTTCAACAATTGAAGCAGTGGAATTATTCGAGGATTTAAAAAGTATTGTTACGCCAGAAATTGCTAATCCGGATGCCAAAGACCGCTGGATATGGAAAGGCGGGAAATGGCACTCACTCCCGGCAGGCATTATCCCCGGAATAAAAACAGAATTATTTACTTTGAAAGATAAGCTAAATCTACTTATTGAGCCGTTAAAGCCAAAAGGTAAAAATCCAGAAGAAACAATTGCGGAATTAGTTGTGAGGCGACTGGGACAAAGCTTTCTTGATTATGCTGTTGACCCTTTTATATCCGGAATTTATGCCGGAAATCCATATAAACTTGTTACAAAATATGCCCTTCCAAAATTGTATAATTTGGAGCAGAATTATGGCAGTTTTATTGGTGGTGCAATCAGGAAAAAGTTTGAGAAGCAAGACCCTAAGCTTAAAAAAGTCTCAAGGGAAGTTTTTTCTATGGAACTTGGGCTTCAGAATTTAGTTGATGCTCTGAAATACTACATAGATGATGATAATATTGAAACCAATTGCCATGATTTGAAAGTCGAACTTGCCGGAAAACCCTACAAAATTTCTTACAATCAGAAAGGTGTTAAGCAAGAACTCGAAAGTAATATTGTTGTTACATCAATGGGAGGGTATTCAATATCAAATATTTTCCCTGAAATAAAAGAAGATGAAATTTCAGAAATAATCAATCTTAAATATACAAAAGTCGTTCAGGCAGTAATCGGCTACAGAAATTGGACAGGAATCAAGCTAAAAGCGTTCGGCGGGCTTGTTCCGAGCAAGGAGAAAAGGGATATTTTGGGAATTTTATTCATATCATCCATTTTCAAGCAAAGGGCACCTGAGAAAGGTGCTTTGATGTCCGTTTTTATGGGTGGTGAGAGACGACCCGATATTTATGAAATGGTTGATGAAGATATTAAAAACATTGCTTTATCTGAAGTAAATGATATGCTTAAACCGGAAAATCCGGCACCCGATTTTCTCAAAATTTTCCGATATGAAAAAGCAATACCGCAATATGAAGAAAGTTCCGGAATGAGATTTAAACAAATTGAATATCTTGAAAATAAATATCAGGGGCTTTATTTAGCAGGCAATATTAGAAATGGTATTGGAATGGCAGACAGAATTGCTCAGGCAAAGCAGTTAAGCGACCAGATTATCGGGAGTCATAATGGGTAA
- the hemH gene encoding ferrochelatase yields MGKKAVILANVGTPDSPKKSDVSRYLLEFLGDKRVIDYPWLLRKILVNLIIVPFRVSKSSKLYERLWDDKGSPLLYHSESLRAKLSDKLGENFDVFNTMRYGSPSLEKLLKSAQLSNYEELIFVPMFPQYASSTSGTVVELIYEEMRKKNVIQNIKVIGQFYAHPGFIDCFAENISKFDLKSYDFIMFTYHSLPISHIDSVHPNIEYKSCNCIDEFPNHGTYCYKATCYETTRKLILKLNIDKSKTITSFQSRLTKNWVTPFSDEVIIDYAKKGMKRGLIIAPSFTTDCLETIIELENDYGQLFRENGGEVLDMVPSLNDNDSFAKFLSELVKS; encoded by the coding sequence ATGGGTAAAAAAGCTGTAATTCTCGCGAATGTAGGAACTCCGGACAGCCCAAAAAAAAGTGATGTTAGCAGATATTTACTTGAATTCTTAGGAGATAAAAGAGTAATTGATTACCCATGGCTACTAAGAAAAATTTTGGTGAATTTAATAATTGTGCCTTTCAGAGTTTCAAAATCATCAAAATTATATGAGCGGCTTTGGGATGACAAGGGTTCTCCCCTGCTCTATCACTCAGAAAGTTTGAGGGCTAAATTGTCAGATAAGCTGGGCGAAAATTTTGATGTATTCAATACTATGCGATACGGCTCACCAAGTCTGGAAAAACTTCTGAAATCTGCTCAATTATCAAATTATGAGGAACTAATTTTCGTTCCGATGTTTCCGCAATATGCTTCTTCAACAAGTGGAACAGTTGTGGAGCTTATTTATGAGGAAATGCGGAAGAAAAATGTAATTCAAAATATTAAAGTTATCGGGCAATTTTATGCTCATCCGGGCTTTATTGATTGCTTTGCTGAAAACATTTCAAAATTTGACCTGAAGTCTTATGACTTTATAATGTTCACTTATCATAGTTTGCCGATTTCTCATATTGATAGCGTTCATCCAAATATTGAGTATAAATCATGCAATTGCATAGATGAATTTCCCAATCACGGTACTTATTGCTATAAAGCTACCTGCTATGAAACTACAAGAAAATTAATATTGAAGCTGAATATTGATAAATCAAAAACAATTACGTCATTTCAATCAAGATTAACTAAGAATTGGGTTACACCGTTTTCAGATGAAGTAATTATTGATTATGCAAAGAAAGGTATGAAACGCGGACTGATAATAGCTCCATCATTTACAACTGACTGTCTTGAGACAATCATCGAATTAGAAAATGATTACGGGCAGCTTTTCAGAGAAAATGGTGGCGAAGTCCTGGATATGGTGCCTTCTCTTAATGACAATGATAGTTTCGCTAAGTTTTTATCAGAACTTGTGAAATCGTAA
- a CDS encoding carboxypeptidase-like regulatory domain-containing protein, protein MRVFLISLILFLLFSSSQLFSIGLSAKKDSSYIFSGVVYDGETGSTLRRVTVRTANLDIGKYTDSKGNFSLKLPEGSHTILFSMVGMKTEIVEIELTKDITDYKIILVINPAMTGDVLVIAETAAERLMRKTIEQKFNSKDSIQTYKYSLYTKFVASADTTFAGRSDNESDTTILSIFESYSNGYYKSPNLYYNEITQRRQSANVPAQANFVTFGTNINAFEDYVRLVGDDVATPFHRDALDFYEFTLDEKFVDERDKSVAKIISTPKSNQRKQFTGFVLIDTLRLIPKYVDLTPNIAVKLPFEAVLFYKQSFDFVDNKFVTPSYLNIYSSVDAGFLWVISPRVDIKIETFAYDYEFNTEIPSRYFNRKRVDASKTADKFDTLFWKMNEVIPLTSDEVYAYDAIVRVRENPDSALSQGFFGTYFGPINRQIAKLGRPPFTGWQDIFRYNRIHGLNLGLGMQGDLSNFHLASGRVGYGFADKRPAGSLEIKQFFEEERMFAFTGEVFYDIRRADNPHVVRNEAITLTSLFFKNDYGDYYYGQGVKIGFEAGLGQLRFIRRNIFDRPKTIKLYFLHEKQTNAIQNSDFSIFNRSSVFRDNPQIIEGTENSIGFEINYNFSPIRRLSNFGFGITGQISDPSIFQSDFSYQRFTGTFNLRTKTMPLWRIDMRLSGGFAIGELPPQRYFSLESAVSGFAGNSFRGMNVKEFYGDRFAFIAFEHNFGEIIPGVLRIPNVASFGLEFIVFGNIGYSEFTENSIFTDVERDYFRTKTTASTPDGYYYEAGLGINQILIFLRFDVSARFSQSDVPKFFFTLSAASF, encoded by the coding sequence ATGAGAGTTTTTTTAATATCCTTAATATTATTTCTGCTTTTCAGCAGCAGCCAACTATTTTCAATTGGACTATCGGCTAAAAAGGATTCAAGTTATATATTTTCAGGTGTTGTTTACGATGGTGAAACCGGAAGCACCCTGAGAAGGGTAACTGTTCGAACTGCCAATCTGGATATCGGAAAATATACTGATTCTAAGGGGAATTTCTCTCTGAAATTGCCTGAGGGAAGCCATACCATTTTATTTTCAATGGTAGGTATGAAAACTGAAATTGTTGAAATTGAGCTTACAAAAGATATTACAGATTATAAAATAATTCTTGTTATCAATCCGGCTATGACAGGAGATGTTCTGGTTATTGCTGAAACAGCAGCTGAGAGATTGATGCGGAAAACTATCGAACAAAAATTCAATTCTAAGGATTCAATTCAAACTTACAAATATTCTTTATATACTAAATTCGTAGCTTCTGCTGATACCACATTTGCCGGAAGAAGCGATAATGAGTCTGATACTACAATTCTATCAATATTTGAATCATATTCCAATGGTTATTATAAATCGCCGAATTTGTATTATAATGAAATAACTCAGCGACGTCAATCTGCTAATGTGCCTGCTCAAGCAAATTTTGTAACTTTCGGTACAAACATTAATGCATTTGAAGATTATGTCCGGCTTGTTGGAGATGATGTAGCCACGCCTTTTCATCGCGATGCTCTTGATTTTTATGAATTTACTTTGGATGAAAAATTTGTGGATGAAAGAGACAAATCAGTTGCAAAAATTATTTCAACCCCAAAATCAAATCAGAGAAAACAATTCACAGGTTTTGTGCTTATAGATACTTTACGATTGATACCCAAGTACGTCGATCTTACTCCGAATATTGCAGTCAAACTGCCTTTTGAGGCAGTATTGTTTTATAAGCAATCATTCGATTTTGTAGATAATAAATTTGTAACCCCTTCTTATCTGAATATTTATTCAAGCGTAGATGCAGGTTTTCTCTGGGTAATTTCTCCAAGAGTGGATATTAAAATTGAAACATTTGCTTATGACTATGAATTTAATACAGAAATACCTTCGAGATATTTCAATAGAAAACGGGTAGATGCATCGAAAACTGCCGATAAGTTTGATACTTTATTCTGGAAAATGAATGAAGTTATTCCCCTAACATCAGATGAAGTTTATGCTTATGATGCTATTGTCCGGGTTAGAGAGAACCCCGATTCCGCTCTTTCACAAGGGTTTTTCGGAACTTATTTTGGACCAATTAACCGCCAGATTGCAAAACTTGGAAGACCTCCTTTCACAGGTTGGCAAGATATTTTTCGTTATAATCGAATACATGGTTTAAATCTTGGTCTTGGTATGCAAGGCGATTTGAGCAATTTTCATTTAGCTTCAGGTAGAGTTGGCTATGGATTTGCCGATAAAAGACCTGCCGGATCGCTTGAGATTAAGCAGTTTTTTGAGGAAGAACGTATGTTTGCCTTCACCGGCGAAGTGTTTTATGATATTAGGAGAGCTGATAATCCTCATGTGGTTAGAAATGAGGCTATAACACTAACATCATTATTTTTTAAAAATGATTATGGTGATTATTATTACGGTCAAGGAGTTAAGATTGGATTTGAAGCGGGTTTAGGGCAATTGAGATTTATACGCAGAAATATTTTTGATCGCCCTAAGACAATTAAACTTTACTTTCTCCATGAAAAGCAAACAAATGCTATCCAAAATTCCGACTTTTCAATTTTTAATCGCAGTTCGGTTTTTAGAGATAATCCACAAATAATTGAAGGAACAGAAAATTCTATAGGGTTTGAAATCAATTACAATTTCTCACCAATCAGGCGACTTTCTAACTTTGGATTTGGTATCACGGGACAGATTTCAGACCCGTCAATTTTTCAATCTGATTTCTCTTATCAAAGGTTTACCGGGACGTTTAATTTGCGAACCAAAACAATGCCACTTTGGAGAATTGATATGCGTCTAAGTGGTGGATTTGCAATAGGTGAGCTTCCTCCACAAAGGTATTTCAGCCTTGAATCCGCAGTTTCCGGATTTGCCGGGAATTCATTCCGTGGAATGAATGTTAAGGAATTTTATGGTGATAGATTTGCTTTCATTGCATTTGAGCACAATTTTGGTGAAATTATTCCCGGTGTTCTAAGAATTCCCAATGTTGCTTCTTTTGGACTTGAGTTCATAGTTTTCGGAAATATTGGTTACAGCGAGTTTACTGAAAATTCAATTTTCACAGATGTTGAAAGGGATTATTTCAGAACTAAAACTACTGCTTCAACACCTGACGGCTATTACTACGAAGCCGGATTGGGAATAAATCAAATTCTAATTTTTCTACGCTTCGATGTATCAGCAAGATTTTCACAAAGTGATGTTCCCAAGTTTTTCTTTACTTTGAGTGCGGCATCTTTTTAA